A portion of the Edaphobacter lichenicola genome contains these proteins:
- a CDS encoding M16 family metallopeptidase, which translates to MKHLFLTAALTSSLLLTSASLPAQSTQAAPAATEAQPWKQIPIPPLHAFKPAQPRRIELPNGLVIFLQEDHELPFIEGTILIRGGNRDEPTGKTGLVSLYGETWRTSGTDTIDGDKLDDELEAKAASLETSGGGASTSMTWSSLKGDFDTVFAAAVDLLLHPTFKEDKLQLAKQQLNTSISRRNDDAGGIAHREAIKLAYGAHNPYARELEYATVDAVKLDDLKAWHDRTVVASNIIIAVSGDFDSAAMEAKLRAAFEPLPRGQRLQTAKVTFTDPKPGVNFVEKDDVNQSNVLIVGLGTERSNPDYYALSVMNQIFSGGFGSRVVQNVRTKLGLAYSVEGSYGASYDHPGVFFVEAATKSATTVAAAKALLAEIDRLKTDPPTPAELSKAKDQVLNSFIFHYDSPDKTLGEQVTLAFYGYPADTLEKYKTGIEKVTAADVSRVANKYIDTSKLAILVVGNESQIAPKIDTLGKVTNLDIAIPPPPAGKSAE; encoded by the coding sequence ATGAAGCATCTCTTCCTGACCGCAGCTCTAACATCGTCCCTCCTGCTCACCAGCGCAAGCCTTCCAGCGCAGAGCACTCAAGCCGCGCCTGCTGCGACCGAAGCCCAACCGTGGAAGCAAATCCCTATCCCACCCCTCCATGCGTTCAAGCCCGCGCAGCCTCGACGCATCGAACTCCCCAACGGCCTCGTCATCTTCCTCCAGGAAGACCACGAGCTCCCCTTCATCGAAGGCACCATCCTTATACGCGGCGGCAATCGTGACGAACCCACCGGCAAAACCGGCCTCGTCTCGCTCTACGGTGAAACCTGGCGCACCAGCGGCACCGACACCATCGACGGCGACAAGCTCGATGACGAGCTCGAAGCAAAGGCCGCATCGCTCGAGACCAGCGGCGGTGGCGCTTCCACCTCGATGACCTGGTCAAGCCTCAAAGGCGACTTCGACACCGTCTTCGCCGCAGCAGTTGACCTCCTCCTCCACCCCACCTTCAAGGAAGACAAACTTCAGCTCGCCAAACAGCAACTCAACACCAGCATCTCCCGCCGCAACGACGACGCCGGCGGCATCGCCCACCGCGAAGCCATCAAGCTCGCCTACGGCGCACACAATCCATACGCCCGCGAGCTCGAATACGCCACCGTCGACGCCGTCAAACTCGACGACCTCAAGGCCTGGCACGATCGCACCGTCGTCGCCAGCAACATCATCATCGCCGTCTCCGGCGACTTCGACAGCGCAGCCATGGAAGCCAAGCTCCGCGCCGCCTTCGAACCCCTTCCCCGCGGTCAACGCCTCCAAACCGCCAAGGTCACGTTCACCGACCCGAAGCCCGGCGTCAACTTCGTCGAGAAGGATGACGTCAACCAATCCAACGTCCTCATCGTCGGCCTCGGCACCGAGCGCAGCAACCCCGACTACTACGCCCTCAGCGTCATGAATCAGATCTTCTCCGGCGGCTTCGGCTCACGCGTCGTCCAAAACGTTCGCACCAAACTCGGACTCGCCTACAGCGTTGAAGGCAGCTACGGCGCCTCCTACGATCACCCCGGTGTCTTCTTCGTTGAGGCTGCAACCAAAAGCGCAACCACCGTGGCCGCAGCCAAGGCCCTCCTCGCCGAGATCGACCGCCTCAAAACCGATCCTCCCACGCCAGCCGAGCTCAGCAAGGCAAAAGATCAGGTCCTCAACTCCTTCATCTTCCACTACGACTCACCCGACAAGACACTAGGCGAACAAGTCACCCTCGCCTTCTACGGCTATCCCGCCGACACCCTCGAAAAATACAAGACCGGCATCGAAAAGGTCACCGCCGCCGATGTCTCGCGAGTAGCCAACAAGTATATCGACACCTCAAAGCTCGCCATCCTCGTAGTAGGCAACGAGTCTCAGATCGCGCCGAAGATCGACACCCTCGGCAAGGTCACCAACCTCGACATCGCCATACCCCCACCACCAGCAGGCAAATCCGCAGAGTAG
- a CDS encoding glycosyltransferase family 4 protein — MRVGLMTREYPPNVYGGAGVHVEYLSRELAKKIDVEVHCWGKQLSDEGNLHVRGAEPWSLLTEGKQEKFQAALEALSLNLAQMKPLAGIDIVHTHTWYVSMAGFLAKKLFGVPFVLTTHSLEPLRAWKAEQLGSGYAMSLWMERTAVLDADAIIAVSKGTKEDILLAYPEVKAERIHVIYNGIDLKEYQKTAETTALTQYGVDPNVPYVLFVGRITRQKGVTHLVEAIRYLPKNTQVVLCAGAPDTPEIAAEMREKVEEAKAFNPKVVWIEKMVTKPEVIQLYSNAAVFCCPSVYEPFGIINLEAMACRAPVVASATGGILEVVVDGVTGHLVPFDQDPVTKFPSKPEKFARDLAAKVSDLLENPEKAKRFGEAGRKRVEETFSWSAIADQTIELYRQLMKASNK, encoded by the coding sequence TTGCGAGTTGGCCTGATGACACGCGAGTATCCGCCGAATGTGTATGGCGGAGCGGGAGTTCACGTTGAGTACCTGAGCCGTGAGCTGGCGAAGAAGATCGACGTCGAGGTGCATTGCTGGGGGAAGCAGCTTTCGGACGAGGGCAATCTTCATGTTCGGGGCGCGGAGCCTTGGTCTCTTCTTACAGAAGGGAAGCAGGAGAAGTTTCAGGCGGCGCTTGAGGCGTTGAGTCTGAATCTTGCGCAGATGAAGCCGCTGGCGGGGATCGACATTGTGCATACGCATACGTGGTACGTGTCGATGGCGGGGTTTCTTGCGAAGAAGCTGTTTGGCGTTCCGTTTGTGCTGACGACGCATAGCCTCGAGCCGCTGCGGGCGTGGAAGGCGGAGCAGCTGGGTAGCGGCTACGCGATGAGCTTGTGGATGGAGCGGACTGCGGTGCTGGATGCGGACGCGATTATTGCTGTTTCGAAGGGGACGAAGGAAGATATTTTGCTCGCTTACCCTGAGGTGAAAGCTGAGCGGATTCATGTTATCTACAACGGGATCGATTTGAAGGAGTATCAGAAGACGGCGGAGACTACGGCGCTGACTCAGTATGGCGTCGATCCGAATGTGCCGTATGTGTTGTTTGTTGGGCGCATCACGAGGCAGAAGGGTGTTACGCATTTAGTTGAAGCGATTCGGTATCTGCCGAAGAATACGCAGGTGGTGCTGTGTGCTGGTGCGCCGGATACGCCTGAGATTGCAGCGGAGATGCGAGAGAAGGTGGAGGAGGCGAAGGCTTTCAATCCGAAGGTGGTGTGGATCGAGAAGATGGTGACGAAGCCTGAGGTGATTCAGCTTTACAGTAATGCCGCCGTCTTTTGTTGCCCATCGGTGTATGAGCCGTTCGGGATCATCAACCTTGAGGCGATGGCTTGTCGTGCGCCGGTGGTTGCGAGTGCTACGGGCGGCATTCTTGAGGTTGTGGTGGATGGTGTGACGGGGCATCTGGTGCCGTTCGATCAGGACCCTGTTACTAAGTTTCCTTCGAAGCCGGAAAAGTTCGCGCGCGATCTTGCGGCGAAGGTTTCGGATCTTCTGGAGAATCCAGAGAAGGCGAAACGGTTTGGTGAGGCTGGGCGCAAGCGCGTGGAGGAGACGTTCTCGTGGTCTGCGATTGCTGATCAGACGATCGAGCTTTATCGTCAGTTGATGAAGGCTTCGAATAAGTGA
- a CDS encoding beta-galactosidase, producing MPYSSTHSNFQMLSATLCTLTLLAGAATCTAQETAPATPPSFTTAPQFTNVLYGAAYYPEYEPTDHLNEDIALMKAAGLTVVRMGESTWSLWEPRDGAFETAWMDRAIDALSKAGIKIIMGTPTYSVPTWMAKKHPDMLVVTLDGKQATYGMRQNMDTDNPDYRFYAERVIRKMVEHYKDNPAVIGWQVDNETASYGAANPDVFQGFVRHLQKKFGTTDALNKAWLLNYWGQNVNDWTDMPIRASATSTAYKLEWTRWEQMRVTDFLTWQAALVRKYRRPDQFVTQDFSDHLHRDVNEGEVAKALDVVSVNPYFRAQDRMDGEKQTLDGDYYRSLKQQNYLVTETNAQTTDWSSSFQFPPYDGQLRLNVYTHLSSGANMVEYWHWHSIHSGQETYWKGILSHDMEPNRIYAEFTRTAHELERIGPHLVNLKIKNDVAILYSVDSANALDFMPFASPSPQWSFSPAVADYTALLDQLHHALYLDNVGTDFILPDSTDLARYKLIVVPALYIADDALLERLSNYVKQGGHILMTFKSGFANENSMVRDVRAPGPLRAAAGFSYQEFSNLETPLKLKGDPYAAGEDNKVSYWAEFLIPDHAKVLATYDHPFFGQWPAITQNSYGKGTLTYEGTWLSDTLQRRVVTDALKQSGVEMRASQLPPSVRVKSGTNTQGKQIHYLLNYSSDSQTFTSPFIAGTDLLTGKAIPPQTSVTLKPWDLVILEEN from the coding sequence TTGCCATACTCAAGCACACACTCCAACTTCCAGATGCTTTCGGCGACACTCTGCACCCTCACCCTGCTCGCAGGAGCCGCAACCTGCACCGCCCAGGAAACAGCGCCGGCAACACCGCCGTCATTCACAACGGCACCTCAATTCACAAACGTCCTCTACGGCGCCGCCTACTACCCGGAGTACGAACCGACCGACCACCTGAATGAAGACATCGCCCTCATGAAGGCTGCTGGCCTCACCGTCGTGCGCATGGGCGAATCGACATGGAGCCTGTGGGAGCCACGCGACGGAGCATTCGAAACCGCATGGATGGATCGCGCCATAGACGCGCTGAGTAAAGCCGGGATCAAAATAATCATGGGTACCCCCACCTACTCGGTACCAACGTGGATGGCAAAGAAGCATCCCGACATGCTCGTAGTCACGCTCGATGGCAAGCAGGCCACCTACGGCATGCGCCAGAACATGGACACCGACAACCCCGACTATCGCTTCTACGCCGAGCGCGTCATTCGCAAGATGGTCGAGCACTACAAAGACAATCCAGCAGTAATCGGTTGGCAGGTAGACAACGAAACTGCGTCCTACGGAGCCGCCAATCCCGACGTCTTTCAAGGATTCGTCCGCCATCTACAAAAGAAATTCGGCACAACCGACGCCCTCAACAAGGCATGGCTGCTTAACTACTGGGGACAGAATGTAAACGACTGGACCGACATGCCGATACGCGCAAGCGCCACTAGCACCGCATACAAACTCGAGTGGACCCGATGGGAGCAGATGCGTGTCACAGACTTTCTAACCTGGCAGGCTGCCCTCGTCCGCAAATACCGCCGTCCAGACCAGTTCGTCACGCAGGACTTCTCCGACCATCTCCACCGCGACGTCAACGAAGGAGAGGTCGCAAAGGCGCTTGACGTCGTATCCGTCAATCCTTACTTCCGCGCACAAGATCGCATGGATGGCGAGAAACAGACACTCGACGGAGACTACTACCGCTCACTAAAACAACAGAACTACCTCGTCACAGAGACCAACGCGCAGACCACCGACTGGAGCTCCTCCTTTCAATTTCCTCCCTACGACGGCCAACTTCGCCTGAACGTCTACACGCATCTGTCGAGCGGCGCAAACATGGTCGAATACTGGCACTGGCACTCCATCCACTCTGGCCAGGAGACCTACTGGAAGGGCATCCTGAGCCACGACATGGAACCCAACCGGATCTACGCAGAGTTCACCCGCACCGCGCACGAACTTGAGCGCATCGGTCCGCACCTGGTAAACCTGAAGATCAAAAACGACGTAGCAATCCTCTACAGCGTCGACTCCGCAAATGCGCTCGACTTCATGCCCTTCGCCAGCCCGTCGCCCCAGTGGTCTTTCTCGCCCGCAGTGGCCGACTACACAGCGCTTCTAGACCAACTCCATCACGCCCTCTACCTGGACAACGTCGGAACCGACTTCATCCTTCCCGACAGCACAGACCTCGCCCGCTACAAATTAATCGTGGTCCCCGCACTCTACATCGCAGACGACGCGCTTCTGGAGCGCCTGTCGAACTACGTAAAGCAAGGCGGCCACATCCTAATGACCTTCAAGAGTGGATTCGCAAACGAAAACTCAATGGTTCGAGACGTACGCGCACCCGGCCCCCTGCGAGCCGCCGCAGGCTTCAGTTATCAGGAGTTCTCCAACCTCGAAACACCACTCAAATTAAAAGGCGATCCCTACGCAGCCGGCGAAGACAACAAAGTCTCCTACTGGGCCGAGTTCTTAATACCCGACCACGCAAAAGTTCTCGCAACCTACGACCACCCATTCTTCGGCCAATGGCCCGCGATCACCCAAAACAGCTACGGCAAAGGAACCCTCACCTACGAGGGAACCTGGCTCTCCGACACCCTGCAACGAAGAGTCGTCACCGACGCACTCAAACAAAGCGGCGTCGAAATGCGCGCCTCCCAGTTGCCGCCATCCGTTCGAGTCAAGAGCGGAACCAACACCCAAGGCAAGCAGATCCACTACCTCCTCAACTATTCCAGCGATTCACAAACATTCACATCCCCCTTCATCGCCGGAACCGACCTACTCACCGGCAAAGCCATACCCCCACAAACATCCGTAACCCTAAAACCCTGGGACCTAGTCATCCTCGAAGAAAACTAA
- a CDS encoding energy transducer TonB, giving the protein MKSNFKLKGFMGSNEFAIMTYDLKIGDNSFLPVITAAKRIACVSLVVALLGGWSIGKVYAQDDAAKPDHTKQIRVVVAPPDKSPGDVIAIPPFTSWTVSMERSAENPKEPLNSGDVAEWLHKVSNLNGLQTTDIQPWHIVITYDQFDEDGDNVHSGVVDELWANPKKYKISYKSDNLNQTDYATEQGLFRLGDQRWPNPAEMQVRAEIIDPFSFASKLRGLTSSSEENTFGTHTLHCVAFKKTGGISVSNQYCFEQGASVLRYVRGQGWDQTAYNDIILFNGRNVAQQVDVTNGGKPFLKLTVKTLEPITQLDEKDFTPPDNAVSLIGKRVTGVPRQPVKISFPEWPESLRQQHFIIGLQIVIGKDGHVVSAQAVSGPSDAYKAAENAVRKWVFEPYLVLGEPSEVETKVQLSNQ; this is encoded by the coding sequence ATGAAATCTAACTTCAAACTCAAAGGATTTATGGGATCCAACGAATTCGCCATCATGACGTATGACTTAAAAATCGGTGACAACTCCTTCCTGCCTGTCATCACCGCCGCAAAGAGAATAGCCTGTGTAAGCTTGGTCGTCGCCCTACTAGGAGGTTGGTCTATAGGAAAGGTGTATGCACAAGATGACGCCGCAAAACCTGATCACACCAAGCAGATCAGAGTTGTAGTTGCACCACCTGACAAATCGCCGGGCGATGTCATCGCAATTCCTCCTTTCACTTCATGGACAGTCTCCATGGAAAGGAGCGCGGAGAATCCAAAGGAGCCTCTGAACTCCGGCGATGTTGCCGAGTGGCTGCACAAAGTGTCGAACCTTAACGGTCTACAGACAACCGACATTCAGCCATGGCACATCGTCATTACCTACGACCAATTCGATGAAGATGGCGACAACGTTCACAGTGGAGTTGTTGATGAACTCTGGGCCAACCCAAAAAAATACAAAATAAGCTACAAGAGTGACAACCTCAATCAAACCGATTACGCGACCGAGCAGGGCCTCTTCCGACTCGGCGATCAACGGTGGCCCAACCCCGCCGAAATGCAAGTCCGCGCCGAGATCATCGACCCTTTTTCCTTCGCGTCAAAACTTCGAGGTCTTACTTCGAGCAGTGAAGAGAACACATTCGGCACACATACGCTTCACTGTGTCGCCTTCAAAAAAACAGGCGGTATCAGCGTGTCAAATCAATACTGCTTCGAGCAGGGTGCTTCCGTTCTTCGTTACGTCCGTGGTCAGGGTTGGGATCAAACGGCCTATAACGACATCATCTTGTTCAACGGCCGCAACGTCGCCCAGCAGGTAGATGTCACAAATGGCGGAAAGCCCTTCCTCAAACTAACCGTAAAGACTCTGGAGCCAATCACCCAACTTGACGAGAAAGATTTCACACCTCCCGACAACGCAGTTAGCCTCATCGGTAAGAGAGTAACGGGCGTCCCTCGGCAACCTGTCAAGATCAGTTTTCCCGAGTGGCCAGAATCTCTTCGCCAACAGCACTTCATCATTGGCCTTCAGATCGTCATTGGAAAAGATGGGCATGTCGTAAGCGCTCAAGCCGTCAGTGGCCCTTCTGACGCTTACAAGGCCGCCGAAAACGCTGTCCGAAAGTGGGTATTCGAACCCTATCTCGTGCTTGGCGAACCCTCCGAAGTAGAAACCAAAGTTCAACTCAGCAACCAATAA
- the glmU gene encoding bifunctional UDP-N-acetylglucosamine diphosphorylase/glucosamine-1-phosphate N-acetyltransferase GlmU, producing the protein MVPTEFAIAIMAAGKGTRLKSKRPKVLHEIGGRALLLHVIAAAETVVPADHIYCIIGHESERVKAAVASTGVQFVLQPEQRGTGHAMQMLKADFELSGAPLPKHLLVLSGDVPLIRPETIAAVRDVHLREHAAMTILTAVPADPTGYGRVLRANPNAPEVTAIVEQKSLRPDQLSAPEINSGIYCFETHALFAKLDALDTNNAHGEFYLTDVAAMLVAEGKRVVAIKADSVDEVLGANTIAEMMHLDAAMRLATAKRLMAAGVTIFRPETCVIDAQVTVGPDTTIEPYVQLLGNTHIGSDSRIRSYSVIQSSQLGDNVLVRNGCILDNAEVASNAILGPYAHLRPESRIGDGAHVGNFVETKKATLGKGSKANHLNYLGDTVIGAGVNIGAGAITCNYDGVNKHLTTIGDGAFIGSDSTLVAPVTIGAGSYIAAGSSITEDVPEGALALGRSRQTTKPGWVAARKAAAEAKKGC; encoded by the coding sequence ATGGTCCCCACCGAATTCGCCATCGCCATCATGGCCGCAGGCAAAGGCACGCGGCTCAAAAGTAAGCGCCCAAAAGTCCTCCACGAGATCGGTGGCCGCGCACTCCTCCTTCACGTCATCGCCGCCGCCGAAACCGTAGTCCCCGCCGACCACATCTACTGCATCATCGGCCACGAATCCGAGCGTGTAAAAGCTGCAGTCGCCTCCACCGGCGTCCAGTTCGTCCTCCAGCCCGAGCAGCGCGGCACCGGCCACGCCATGCAGATGCTCAAAGCCGACTTCGAACTTTCCGGCGCTCCCCTCCCGAAACATCTCCTCGTCCTCTCCGGCGACGTCCCCCTCATCCGCCCCGAAACCATCGCCGCCGTCCGCGACGTCCACCTCCGCGAGCACGCCGCCATGACCATCCTCACCGCCGTCCCCGCCGACCCCACCGGCTACGGCCGCGTCCTCCGCGCAAATCCCAACGCACCCGAAGTCACCGCCATCGTCGAACAAAAATCTCTCCGCCCCGACCAGCTCTCCGCACCCGAGATCAACTCCGGCATCTACTGCTTCGAGACCCACGCCCTCTTCGCCAAACTCGACGCCCTCGACACCAACAACGCCCACGGCGAGTTCTACCTCACCGACGTAGCCGCCATGCTCGTAGCCGAAGGCAAGCGCGTCGTAGCCATCAAAGCCGACAGCGTCGACGAGGTCCTCGGTGCCAACACCATCGCCGAGATGATGCACCTCGACGCAGCCATGCGCCTCGCCACCGCCAAACGCCTCATGGCCGCCGGCGTCACCATCTTCCGCCCCGAAACCTGCGTCATCGACGCCCAGGTCACCGTCGGCCCCGACACCACCATCGAGCCTTACGTCCAACTCCTTGGCAACACCCACATCGGCAGCGACTCCCGCATCCGCTCCTACTCCGTCATCCAGAGCTCGCAGCTAGGCGACAACGTCCTCGTCCGCAACGGCTGCATCCTCGACAACGCCGAGGTCGCAAGCAACGCCATCCTCGGCCCCTACGCCCACCTCCGCCCCGAGAGCCGCATCGGAGACGGTGCCCACGTAGGCAACTTCGTCGAAACCAAAAAAGCCACACTGGGCAAAGGCTCCAAAGCCAACCACCTCAACTATCTCGGCGACACCGTCATCGGCGCAGGCGTCAACATCGGCGCAGGCGCCATCACCTGCAACTACGACGGCGTCAACAAGCACCTCACCACCATCGGCGACGGCGCCTTCATCGGCTCCGACTCCACGCTCGTCGCCCCCGTCACCATCGGCGCAGGCTCCTACATAGCCGCAGGCAGCAGCATCACCGAAGACGTTCCCGAAGGCGCGCTAGCCCTGGGCCGCAGCCGCCAAACCACCAAACCAGGCTGGGTCGCCGCCCGCAAAGCCGCCGCAGAAGCAAAGAAGGGCTGCTAA
- a CDS encoding response regulator, with product MPQERILVVDDEEPVRAVAAALLEHSGYAVTTTESAEEALTRLQQDPDYDLVLSDIMMPGTDGLTLLDHICADHPGLPVVMFSAVNDIHAACEARRYLLAHESSPSPTHSTP from the coding sequence ATGCCGCAGGAAAGAATTCTCGTAGTCGACGACGAAGAGCCCGTCCGAGCAGTCGCAGCCGCCCTTCTCGAGCACAGCGGCTACGCAGTCACAACAACCGAGAGCGCCGAAGAGGCCTTGACGCGCCTCCAGCAAGACCCCGACTACGACCTCGTCCTCTCCGACATCATGATGCCGGGCACAGATGGCCTCACCCTGCTTGACCACATCTGCGCCGACCACCCCGGTCTGCCCGTCGTCATGTTCTCTGCCGTCAACGATATCCACGCGGCCTGCGAGGCGAGGAGATACCTCTTGGCGCACGAATCTTCGCCATCGCCGACACACTCGACGCCATGA
- a CDS encoding HD-GYP domain-containing protein has protein sequence MADTLDAMTSDRPYRRGTTFAAARDEIVRCAGTQFDPQIVELFLAIPHETWVELRAATERASQG, from the coding sequence ATCGCCGACACACTCGACGCCATGACCTCGGATCGCCCATATCGAAGAGGAACCACCTTCGCCGCAGCGAGAGACGAGATCGTCCGATGTGCCGGAACCCAGTTCGACCCGCAGATCGTCGAGCTCTTTCTCGCCATTCCCCACGAGACCTGGGTTGAACTGCGTGCCGCGACCGAGAGGGCATCCCAAGGCTAG
- a CDS encoding 4a-hydroxytetrahydrobiopterin dehydratase produces the protein MKKTLSTAEIEEVLRADPDWKLQSGKLVREWTFKDFVEAMKFVNRIATMAEAAGHHPDIDVRYNQVTLGLVSHDAGGITQRDAAMANQISKEAAIR, from the coding sequence ATGAAAAAGACATTAAGCACCGCCGAGATCGAAGAGGTACTGCGAGCAGACCCGGATTGGAAGCTCCAAAGTGGAAAGCTAGTACGAGAGTGGACCTTCAAGGACTTCGTCGAGGCCATGAAATTTGTAAATCGGATAGCCACCATGGCTGAGGCCGCTGGCCACCATCCGGATATCGACGTGCGATACAACCAGGTCACCCTCGGCCTTGTATCTCACGATGCTGGCGGCATTACCCAACGCGACGCCGCCATGGCGAACCAAATTAGCAAAGAAGCCGCAATTCGCTAA
- a CDS encoding CYCXC family (seleno)protein: MKQLLGCIALGLATMAASAQWSNPSEDIPAYNATAPAKPLPPVLSGNQLTGVYFSHSYQVTAYKMAAAIPAVLHQQPCYCHCDRELRHNSLHSCFEGTHGAACSTCMKEAVYAYQQTKKGQTPAQIRAGIERGEWQAVDLEKATL, translated from the coding sequence ATGAAGCAACTACTCGGGTGCATTGCGTTGGGACTAGCAACAATGGCAGCGTCAGCTCAATGGTCAAACCCGTCCGAAGACATACCTGCCTACAACGCAACAGCACCGGCAAAGCCCCTGCCCCCGGTATTGAGTGGCAACCAACTTACCGGCGTCTACTTCTCGCACTCCTATCAGGTGACCGCGTATAAGATGGCAGCCGCGATCCCTGCCGTCCTTCACCAGCAGCCCTGTTACTGCCACTGCGATCGTGAGTTGCGGCACAATAGTCTGCACAGTTGCTTTGAGGGAACCCACGGAGCAGCCTGTTCAACCTGCATGAAAGAGGCAGTCTATGCCTATCAGCAGACGAAAAAGGGACAGACCCCAGCCCAGATCCGTGCAGGCATCGAGCGCGGCGAGTGGCAGGCTGTCGACCTTGAGAAGGCAACACTCTAG
- a CDS encoding rhamnogalacturonan acetylesterase translates to MALAQQVAPTVSPTDPSLHEKLGLPQPADNRLPTLFLVGDSTVRNGHGDGANGQWGWGEPLVDFFDTSRINVVNRAIGGRSSRTYITEGHWADTLALMKAGDIVLFQFGHNDTGPLDDTFRARGTLPGVGDESREIDNPILKMHETVHTYGWYMAKYVTDTLAKGAIPILCSPIPRKAWKDGKVVRNADTFGGWARQVALQQHIGFIDLNEIIARRYDLLREEKVEPLFADPHTHTSRAGAELNAECVVAGLKSLTHDPVDRYFSAKGKAVAAYAGD, encoded by the coding sequence ATGGCTCTGGCTCAACAAGTTGCCCCAACCGTTTCTCCAACCGATCCTAGTCTTCATGAAAAGTTAGGGCTTCCCCAGCCAGCGGATAACAGACTTCCTACCCTGTTTCTTGTGGGCGACTCCACTGTCCGCAACGGTCACGGGGATGGAGCCAATGGCCAGTGGGGATGGGGAGAGCCTCTGGTGGATTTCTTCGATACTTCCAGGATCAATGTGGTGAATCGTGCGATTGGGGGACGCAGTAGTCGCACGTACATTACTGAAGGTCATTGGGCGGATACGCTCGCCCTGATGAAGGCGGGTGACATCGTTTTATTTCAGTTCGGCCATAACGACACCGGACCTCTCGACGACACGTTCCGTGCCCGGGGAACGTTACCGGGCGTTGGTGATGAGTCTCGTGAGATCGATAACCCGATTCTGAAGATGCATGAGACTGTGCATACCTACGGCTGGTACATGGCAAAGTACGTTACAGACACCTTGGCCAAGGGGGCAATACCGATCCTCTGTTCTCCGATTCCGCGCAAGGCCTGGAAGGATGGAAAGGTCGTCCGTAATGCCGATACATTTGGCGGCTGGGCTCGCCAAGTAGCGCTCCAACAGCACATCGGGTTCATCGATCTGAACGAGATTATCGCTCGCCGTTATGACCTGCTCAGGGAAGAGAAGGTTGAGCCACTCTTTGCCGATCCGCATACACATACCAGCCGCGCAGGCGCAGAACTCAACGCGGAGTGCGTGGTTGCTGGTCTGAAGTCTCTTACGCACGACCCGGTAGATCGATACTTTTCAGCTAAAGGGAAGGCAGTAGCAGCTTATGCTGGTGACTAG
- a CDS encoding EamA family transporter has product MGWVFWAVLSAVFAAATALLAKVGVSGIDSNLATAIRTTVILVFTWAIAIAFEKHHAIANIGKRSWVFLVLSGICTGLSWLCYFRALQMGPASSVAPVDKLSVVLVILGAWLFLGEHLTPLKIGGASLVTLGAIVLALA; this is encoded by the coding sequence ATGGGTTGGGTTTTCTGGGCGGTTCTTTCCGCTGTCTTCGCCGCTGCAACTGCGTTATTGGCCAAGGTAGGAGTGTCTGGAATCGACTCGAACCTGGCTACAGCAATACGGACGACAGTCATTCTTGTATTCACCTGGGCTATCGCTATCGCGTTCGAAAAGCATCATGCAATCGCAAATATTGGAAAACGAAGCTGGGTGTTTCTGGTGTTGTCCGGGATTTGCACCGGTCTGTCGTGGTTATGCTATTTCCGGGCACTACAGATGGGACCAGCGTCAAGCGTTGCGCCAGTCGACAAGTTGAGCGTGGTCCTAGTGATTCTAGGCGCATGGCTATTTCTCGGTGAGCACCTGACGCCGCTGAAGATTGGTGGCGCATCGCTGGTCACACTAGGCGCCATCGTCCTCGCCTTAGCATGA